TGATCGCACACGGCCAGAAAACCAATAACAGGCTGGAACGGAACAGAAGCTGGAACCGGGCTGGAATGGGACCGGACCGGTTCGGGTTGAACTGGTCTGGGTTGGACCGGATGGATCAGGGTTGGATTAGACCGGTTTTACTCGGtttggaccggaccagaacatcttcttcctcctcggaAGCGTTCAGAAATGTTTAAGAAAAGAAATGTATTTTCTTTCGCCACAGATTCCCTCTCCGCATTAGTACACacaaatttatttaatttaatcAAATCAACTTAGCTTGACAAATCAAATTAAATCAAATCAACTTAGCTTCAGCTGCGTTGATTGTAAATAAGGGAATTGAAGGGAAGAGAAGGATTCTTTCTTTCTCCGTGCACATGAACAGACAGGAGATATGCAACTTCACCTCCTTTCCCATTTCAGATCGGGATTTTCTGGGTAATCCAAGCGGCGGCAATCAAATCACTTTTCACCGACTGATTTATAGATATGGAAAATCAAATATGCCCTCTCCTCCATTAAATTAGCATCAATTAAATTAAATCAAATTAATAccaaaatcaatcaaatcaaatatgCTCTCTTCTCCATTAAATTAATatcaattaaattaaattaaatcaaattaaatcaaatcttccaaaatcaaaagaaaatgaagagaaatactAAGCTTAAAGATTAATTccataatttccttgatgtaaaTCCAAATACCATATTTTTTAAACAACTTGTGTTTATCATCCATGtagaaaaaaatcaatcaatccaATTATGGAGATTTTAGCATCACAGTAGAACTCGTGCTCGATAACGTGTTGTAGTGGAAATGTAGGGAAGGCAAAGAGGCAAGAGAGTTTCCATTAATCAGTCTCTTAGGGTTATATGGATACAATATATATAAAGGGGAAACACTAGGTAACtatatggaccgcacatccatgggttgTAGGCCGGGTAACAGTTTTTAGATTGTTATGAGCGTAGTGGAACACTTTCATTTTCCAACTTCCCTTTCGAGTTTCGACAGCCCAATTCCTTGATTCCATCGCCATTTCTTCAATTCCTCCAATTTTCCAAATCTTctgttagtccatagagatttcAGAGAGTCTCAgaatgtctcttgttattggttagagactttttttaagtcattgaaattctctgaaactccatgttattggattaggatttcataagagtcactcCAACACTCTTGTTATTCGAATGAGAACTGAAAGTCATTGATTTGTGTTTttcggagatttggagagacttctTTTGGAAAATAGACATGGTTGAAATCTCTCCCCAAGAGGTGATAATTTGGAGAGTTGGAAATATGGGGAATAATTGTTTTTGAGAGCATgaccaaaaaaaaattctcattttTTGTTTGAGCTGATGACCAAAGAATGGGCCATTTACAACGAGAAGATGCAGACTAGTGTACTTTTATTAAAATGTGGGATGAATGGAACAAAGAGAATAAAAACTTAGGCATAGGACAacattgagatttattttgacaacGACACATATTTTACTAGGTATTCATGGTATTTTTATTAACATTATAACGTGCATAATAAAAAAATGGGATTTGAAAATAGCCTTTGTGATTTGTAGAGAGAAAAAAAACAGTGAGTTTTATCTTAACAATTAACACATATTTTACTATGTATACGTGGTACTTTGATTAACATTATAACGTGCATAATAAGAAAAATCAGTAgatgttttgaatttttatttagaTACTGTACTTTTTTATTTCTCTACAAATCAGAAAGACTCTTTTTAAATCTCATTTTTTTGTCTATACAAGTCATAGAGACTCACTACAACACTCTCAGAGAATCATTAAAAATctctatattttcagagaatttCTGGGAGTCACTCAAATAACAAATCTATGAAAGTTTATAGAAATCTTATTtgactattttatttttatttttatttttggtaattGGCAACAGAGAAGCcaaagcaaaagaaaagaaaagaaaagaaaaatatagacTAAACAACAGCAAGAAGAAATACATGGAGGTTGGGAAGATGTCCATAATTCGTGGACATTATGCTTGACTGCGATTTTAGCGAGTGTATGAGCAGTATCATTAGCTCTTCGCGGCACAAAGTAATACTTTACTTGCAAAAGTTTGGAGGTGGCAGTTCTGAACTCATTTATAATACTGATAACCCTCCACGGAAACCTTGTCAACTCTCCATTGGGAATTTGAGCCCAACAATAATAACCAAGGTATTTTCGTAGTATTTAAcaattttttcatatttacattACGAATTTTTGTGTTCCCAACACATACctttaaaacgaattatacatgtACGTATATTTACCGTTACGTACGTGTAGACTATTTACAAAAATAAGTACCGGTTTTTGTGTACCATGACGTCCCTTCCATTACAGTAGTTTCATATATGGGAGGCATGGATGCGGGTGCTGGCATAAAAATGGCATTTGGGTTCAGACTTCTATTACACCGTGCAGAGCAAAGAGaaatcaatcttcttcttcctttgctAGATTTCTTCACAAAGATATCTTATACCACATGCATGTTACTGGGTGATATACTAAtgatctgagttcgaaactcgctagCACTAAAATTCTTTAACGATGAAAAAAAAATACCCATTTATGTTTTCTCCTAATAATAACTCCCTAGTGATCTAAAAGCAAAAAGGGCACacgcacacacacacaaaaaaaaaaaaaccatcaacAAACAACAAGAATCAACCAAATTAAGAACTTAATCAATATTTGGTGTATTAATTACCCCAACAATTCTCTAACATAAAGATAAAAGGAATAAAACCTAAATGAAACCCTTAACATGATAAATAATCACTAATATCTGACCCTCCACTAAAACTAATTAttcaaaactaaaactaaaactaagCAAATAGGAATATTGAGATAAAAACAACAATGAAATAAGATGACGAAATCTGAATTATTGGATTAACAGCACCGCTGTGATCAGAAGGAGTGTCGGTAGTATTGCCGGATGGTTGTGGAGTTTCATTTTCTAATACTTTGATAATCATCTTCTGACCTCTTTCACAATGTCCAGCAACACCACTAATGAAATAAAACAATCCTGAACGTTCAAATTTGTAAATAGTGTCACCATTATTTGAGAAGAATATTGGATGTGTTGATCTACATTTTTCATACTCTGAATCTGTCACCACCAATACCGAATCCTTTTTGTATTCAAAACCTGATAATTACATGCAAAATAACACAAAACACATAATTAGTTAGCTAGTTGcaagaagtaaaataattaaccTTATATTCGTTGATTGATTAAATGAACTTACGGATGGTATCATTGATTTGAAAGCGGTTTTTGGAAGCCCACTGATTATATTTATCACCATTCTTAGAGTCGGGAACAACCCAACCCTTATCATCCCCAACTTCAAAATCGGCAGAAGATTGAACCAACAAGAGTTGTAGCAGGAAAACCAAGAGTGTAAGAAACAATACGAAGGAAGCATTAGTAGTGATCTTCATAGTAGAATCCATGTGTTATTAATTTCTTAGGGAGAAAAAAGGATGAGAAGCTTGAAAAGTTGATCACTACTAGTAAATTATATATATAGTAAAATCTGTGATGATAAAGAAAGAGAATTTAGAACCGAAATTACGCAATTGCAGTCTGCTCCACTTCTTAAGGAGTTATAAAACTGCTTACTCACTCACAGCACGACCAGTTTTGTTATAACTAACCCTAGACCCCACGATTCTTGGGATGAAACTGGGGATGGAAAATGGAAATGGCTTCTCTCTGCCTCTCTTCTATATACGGCTAGGGTTGGCGAGTGCTATTTCTGTGCTACATATACGGCACCATTTCTTCGAATACGTTGAGCAAATAGCTGCCGAGCCAATAGCTCGGTCAACCCCCTTTAGACTGTTGAGAAAACCGTGGAACTAAAACTTGAAAACAACAAATCACCATAGTATAGATATACTAGATAGGCTATCTTATGaacaatctttttaatttttttttattatatatatgcTGTATAAGAGAGCAGA
The nucleotide sequence above comes from Papaver somniferum cultivar HN1 chromosome 8, ASM357369v1, whole genome shotgun sequence. Encoded proteins:
- the LOC113303019 gene encoding mavicyanin-like, with the translated sequence MDSTMKITTNASFVLFLTLLVFLLQLLLVQSSADFEVGDDKGWVVPDSKNGDKYNQWASKNRFQINDTIRFEYKKDSVLVVTDSEYEKCRSTHPIFFSNNGDTIYKFERSGLFYFISGVAGHCERGQKMIIKVLENETPQPSGNTTDTPSDHSGAVNPIIQISSSYFIVVFISIFLFA